One window of the Montipora foliosa isolate CH-2021 chromosome 4, ASM3666993v2, whole genome shotgun sequence genome contains the following:
- the LOC137999655 gene encoding uncharacterized protein, protein MDHGHGLVDRMLIATPLAYRPTLSEMETAADQLSTEVVVNFEEYFANINDTEQLHFTFEEDTKLLLWETIDDFVAEVNSAIRHGQVHPKSKMPELIPRVATALHVLNHTMEALLAGAPVSAPLTEISKTTLDSATDFVHHLEGQKGILCQFLKEITNTTCDKTIEQPTQQFIKDQVLLSPGPVVSYRAFKHGKRSAKTIAEAEYSRATESLQEDGFGRIVEFRVPGHAVNARFS, encoded by the exons ATGGACCATGGCCACGGGTTGGTTGATCGAATGCTCATTGCAACTCCCCTAGCCTATAGACCGACGCTTTCGGAAATGGAGACCGCGGCAGATCAACTCTCTACAGAAGTTGTGGTTAACTTCGAAGAGTACTTTGCTAACATCAACGACACTGAGCAGCTGCATTTCACTTTTGAGGAGGACACCAAGTTGCTGTTATGGGAAACGATTGATGACTTCGTTGCCGAGGTCAACTCGGCCATCCGGCACGGACAAGTACATCCCAAATCAAAAATGCCGGAGCTCATTCCGCGAGTCGCCACAGCCCTCCATGTGCTTAATCACACCATGGAAGCACTGCTGGCAGGTGCTCCCGTCTCCGCGCCACTAACTGAAATCTCGAAGACAACACTCGATAGTGCAACGGATTTCGTGCATCACCTGGAAGGCCAGAAGGGCATTCTTTGTCAG TTCCTAAAAGAGATTACAAATACTACCTGTGATAAAACGATTGAACAGCCAACCCAACAGTTTATCAAAGATCAGGTGTTGCTTTCCCCGGGACCAGTTGTCAGCTATCGTGCATTCAAGCATGGGAAACGATCAGCCAAGACAATAGCAGAGGCAGAATACTCACGAGCCACAGAATCCCTACAAGAAGATGGCTTTGGGCGCATCGTGGAATTCAGGGTTCCAGGGCACGCGGTCAATGCAAGGTTTTCGTGA